A region from the Aliarcobacter thereius LMG 24486 genome encodes:
- the dbpA gene encoding ATP-dependent RNA helicase DbpA has translation MKFKELNLEKELIDNLNSLGLENLTQIQEKSLEHSLKGKDLIARAKTGSGKTLSFCLPLIQNLNKNRFRVQSLILAPTRELANQIASNLREYIRFIPNIKVLTLCGGVPFKPQVASLNHEAHIIVGTTGRVLKHIKEGNLKLEEVNTFILDEADKMLDMGFYDDIMDINNRLANNRQTLLFSATYEENIKNLSNTITKNAFFVEVENEEKNKISQVFYEVNRFEKNRQIEKIIKQYKAKSTIIFCNQKQTCEELADELYKNGLDVLTMHSDLEQKDRDETLTLFSNQSYPILIASDVASRGIDIADVDLVINYDIALNEKIHTHRIGRTARAGNGGVAITFYEENEYERVDLVKNIFDDIKFSYIKDIEQNNDYKIDSSYRTIFINGGKKDKLRKADILGSLTAGINLNKEDVGRIDIFNFCSYVAINKDKLNIVLEKLPNNRIKGKYYKIYEK, from the coding sequence GTGAAGTTTAAAGAGTTAAATTTAGAAAAAGAGTTAATAGATAATCTTAACTCTTTGGGATTAGAAAATCTTACACAAATACAAGAAAAAAGTTTAGAGCATAGTTTAAAAGGAAAAGATTTAATAGCAAGAGCAAAAACAGGAAGTGGAAAAACTTTGAGTTTTTGTCTTCCTTTGATACAAAATTTAAATAAAAATAGATTTAGAGTTCAATCTTTGATTTTGGCACCAACAAGAGAATTAGCAAATCAAATAGCAAGTAATTTAAGAGAGTACATAAGATTTATTCCAAATATAAAAGTTCTTACTTTATGTGGAGGAGTTCCTTTTAAGCCACAAGTTGCATCTTTAAATCATGAAGCACATATTATTGTAGGAACAACAGGAAGAGTTTTAAAGCATATAAAAGAGGGAAACTTAAAACTAGAAGAAGTAAATACTTTTATTCTTGATGAAGCTGATAAAATGCTTGATATGGGTTTTTATGATGATATTATGGATATAAATAATCGTCTAGCAAACAATAGACAAACTTTACTTTTCTCAGCAACATATGAAGAAAATATAAAAAATCTTTCAAATACTATTACAAAAAATGCATTCTTTGTTGAAGTTGAAAATGAAGAGAAAAATAAAATCTCACAAGTTTTTTATGAAGTAAATAGATTTGAAAAAAATAGACAAATAGAAAAAATTATAAAGCAATATAAGGCAAAAAGTACAATAATCTTTTGTAATCAAAAGCAAACTTGCGAAGAATTAGCAGATGAACTATATAAAAATGGATTAGATGTTTTAACTATGCATAGTGATTTAGAACAAAAAGATAGAGATGAAACTTTAACTCTTTTTTCAAATCAAAGTTATCCAATTTTAATTGCAAGTGATGTTGCAAGTAGGGGAATTGATATTGCTGATGTTGATTTAGTTATTAATTATGATATTGCTTTAAATGAAAAAATACATACACATAGAATAGGAAGAACTGCACGTGCTGGAAATGGTGGAGTTGCAATAACATTTTATGAAGAGAATGAGTATGAAAGAGTAGATTTAGTTAAAAATATTTTTGATGATATTAAATTTAGTTATATTAAAGATATAGAACAAAATAATGATTATAAAATAGATTCTAGTTATAGAACAATTTTTATAAATGGTGGTAAAAAAGATAAACTTAGAAAAGCTGATATCTTAGGAAGCTTAACAGCTGGAATAAATTTAAATAAAGAAGATGTAGGCAGAATTGATATATTTAATTTTTGCTCGTATGTAGCAATAAATAAAGATAA
- a CDS encoding DedA family protein — MEQFIQDWGYVALFLYSFGGGFLALAIAGAFSYAGDLNIFITIIVAAISNIIGSQFLFFMARNNKNYAEDMMNKHKRKVALVQLLFRKYGSFIIIIQKYIYGIKTLVPLVMGISDYSSVKFTILNSIASILWAIIIGYISYIAGELLLSYADDFKYIGLITVVIVLTILIFSFRPKKKRRRANKSEV; from the coding sequence ATGGAACAGTTTATCCAAGATTGGGGCTATGTAGCTCTATTTTTATACTCTTTTGGTGGTGGATTTTTAGCACTTGCAATAGCAGGAGCATTCTCTTATGCAGGAGATTTAAATATATTTATTACAATTATTGTTGCTGCTATTTCAAATATTATTGGTAGTCAGTTTCTATTTTTTATGGCAAGAAACAATAAAAATTATGCAGAAGATATGATGAATAAACATAAAAGAAAAGTTGCTTTAGTTCAACTTCTGTTTAGAAAATATGGTTCATTTATCATAATAATTCAAAAATATATCTATGGAATCAAAACTTTAGTTCCTTTAGTTATGGGAATTTCAGATTATAGTAGTGTAAAATTTACTATTTTAAATAGTATTGCATCAATTTTATGGGCAATTATTATTGGATATATAAGCTATATAGCAGGAGAGTTATTATTAAGTTATGCAGATGATTTTAAATATATAGGATTAATAACAGTAGTTATAGTTTTAACAATACTAATTTTTAGTTTTAGACCAAAGAAAAAAAGAAGAAGAGCAAATAAAAGTGAAGTTTAA